One window of Dendropsophus ebraccatus isolate aDenEbr1 chromosome 13, aDenEbr1.pat, whole genome shotgun sequence genomic DNA carries:
- the LOC138770741 gene encoding olfactory receptor 5V1-like codes for MENVNQTLARTFILLGLSNAPRLQHMFFILFFLMYTATLSGNLLLIVVVRLNSRLQTPMYFFLSNLAFIDICFSTTIVPKILANTISHSREISFLGCATQMYFHLALGATECLILAAMAYDRYIAICKPLQYNIIIDKKLCLFLAAGSWTVSFLNSVIHAVFTFQLPYCKSNHVNHFFCEMPPLFLLSCRDTWFNEIAVYISGGLIALCSFLLTLLSYIHIINAILNIHSINRRKKAFSTCASHLTVVSLYYGTIMFMYLRPRSSYSPNRDRVVSIFYTVVTPMLNPIIYSIRNKDITVIIKKAISSISYY; via the coding sequence ATGGAGAATGTGAACCAAACTTTGGCAAGAACCTTCATCCTTCTAGGTCTTTCTAATGCTCCTAGACTGCAGCACATGTTCTTTATATTGTTTTTTCTGATGTACACGGCAACCTTGTCTGGTAATCTTCTACTGATCGTTGTGGTTAGACTTAATTCCCGACTCCAGACacccatgtacttcttcctcaGTAACCTTGCTTTTATTGATATTTGCTTCTCTACCACCATTGTCCCAAAAATTCTTGCAAATACAATATCCCATAGTAGGGAGATTTCATTTTTGGGATGTGCAACCCAGATGTATTTCCATTTGGCTCTGGGGGCTACAGAATGTTTAATTTTGGCCGCCATGGCCTATGATCGGTACATTGCTATATGTAAGCCTTTGCAGTATAACATTATCATAGACAAAAAACTTTGCCTATTTTTGGCTGCTGGATCATGGACTGTGAGTTTTCTGAACTCTGTCATCCATGCGGTCTTCACCTTCCAGTTGCCATATTGTAAGTCCAACCATGTAAACCACTTTTTCTGTGAAATGCCACCACTCTTCCTTCTTTCATGTAGAGATACTTGGTTCAATGAAATTGCTGTATATATCTCTGGTGGACTTATTGCTCTTTGTTCTTTCTTATTGACCCTGCTATCGTATATTCATATAATTAATGCTATACTAAATATTCACAGCATAAATCGAAGAAAAAAGGCTTTCTCTACGTGTGCATCCCACCTTACAGTTGTGTCGCTTTACTATGGAACCATTATGTTTATGTATTTGCGTCCAAGATCAAGTTACTCTCCAAATCGGGACAGAGTCGTCTCCATCTTTTATACAGTCGTTACTCCAATGCTGAATCCCATCATTTATAGTATAAGAAATAAAGACATCACTGTAATCATAAAAAAGGCTATTAGCTCTATATCATACTATTGA
- the LOC138770559 gene encoding olfactory receptor 5V1-like, producing the protein MEILNKTSVTFFLLGLSNIPRLQPPFFLILILMYMVTLSGNLLIIIVVRLHSSLQTPMYFFLSNLAFIDICFSTTIVPNLLKNTISRDRTISFIGCATQMYFHLGLGATECLMLAIMAYDRYIAICKPLKYITIMDKRRCLSLAIGSWTVSFLISVIHAVLTFRLPYCKSGEVNHFFCEMPPLLRLSCTDTWFNELVVYISGVLFTLCSFLLILLSYVHIISTILKIHFTKGRLKTFSTCTSHLTVVSLYYGTVMCMYMSPRSSYLPERDRVVSILYTVVTPMLNPIIYSVRNSDFKECTRKFFSMNF; encoded by the coding sequence ATGGAGATCCTGAATAAAACATCAGTAACCTTTTTCCTTCTTGGACTCTCTAACATTCCGAGATTGCAACCTCCTTTCTTTCTTATATTAATCCTGATGTATATGGTGACATTATCTGGAAACCTTCTAATAATCATTGTAGTGCGTCTTCATTCTTCTCTCCAAACACCCATGTACTTCTTTCTCAGTAACCTTGCATTTATTGATATTTGCTTCTCCACCACTATTGTGCCCAACCTTCTTAAAAATACAATTTCCCGGGACAGGACAATTTCCTTCATTGGATGTGCAACACAGATGTATTTCCATTTGGGTCTAGGGGCTACAGAGTGTTTGATGTTGGCTATCATGGCCTATGATAGATACATTGCTATTTGTAAGCCCCTAAAATATATCACTATCATGGATAAGAGACGTTGCCTCTCACTGGCAATTGGATCATGGACTGTGAGCTTTTTGATCTCTGTCATCCATGCAGTTCTGACCTTCCGGCTGCCTTATTGCAAGTCTGGTGAAGTTAACCACTTTTTTTGTGAGATGCCACCACTTTTGCGGCTTTCATGTACAGATACTTGGTTCAATGAATTAGTAGTATACATCTCTGGTGTTCTATTTaccctttgttcatttttattgaTACTGTTATCCTATGTCCATATAATTTCCACCATACTAAAAATCCACTTTACTAAAGGAAGACTGAAAACTTTCTCTACCTGTACATCCCATCTTACAGTTGTCTCCCTCTACTATGGCACAGTTATGTGTATGTACATGAGCCCAAGGTCCAGTTACTTGCCAGAGCGCGATAGAGTGGTCTCTATCCTGTATACAGTAGTGACTCCAATGCTTAATCCCATCATTTATAGTGTAAGAAATTCAGACTTTAAAGAATGTACCAGAAAGTTTTTTAGTATGAATTTCTAA